From Ferrimicrobium acidiphilum DSM 19497, the proteins below share one genomic window:
- the groL gene encoding chaperonin GroEL (60 kDa chaperone family; promotes refolding of misfolded polypeptides especially under stressful conditions; forms two stacked rings of heptamers to form a barrel-shaped 14mer; ends can be capped by GroES; misfolded proteins enter the barrel where they are refolded when GroES binds) gives MAKLILFDDEARRKLESGMNQLADAVRVTLGPKGRNVVLDKKWGAPTITNDGVSIAKEIELEDPFERLGAELVKEVAKKTDDVAGDGTTTATVLAWTMVREGLKNVTAGANPMLLKTGIELAVEEAVLSLKNLARETESREQIAQVASISAADPEVGQMISEAIERVGKDGVITVEESQTFGMEIDLVEGMRFDKGYISPYFSTDPESMTAVLDDPYILYYSSKISAIRDVLPLLEKVMQSGKPLLIIAEDVDGEALATLVVNKIRGTFRSVAVKAPGFGDRRKAMMQDMAILTGGQVISEEVGLKLENTTLDLLGRARRVEIAKDETTIIEGAGDDADIKGRIAQIRNEIETTDSDYDREKLQERLAKLSGGVAIIKVGAATEVELKEKKHRIEDAVSTTKAAIEEGVVPGGGVALLRAQEAVSQLADKQLEGDVATGVRLVAKSLEGPLRQIATNAGLEGGVVVEKVRSLKNGADGLNAATGIYEDLFAAGVIDAVKVTRSALQNAASIAALFLTTEAAIVDKPEEKSAAMPPGGMEDF, from the coding sequence ATGGCTAAGCTGATTCTGTTCGACGATGAGGCTCGACGTAAGCTCGAGTCAGGGATGAACCAGCTCGCTGACGCGGTGCGGGTAACCCTCGGGCCCAAGGGACGTAATGTTGTTCTTGACAAGAAGTGGGGAGCTCCCACTATTACTAATGACGGTGTATCGATCGCCAAAGAGATTGAGCTCGAAGATCCGTTCGAGCGTCTTGGCGCAGAGCTCGTTAAAGAGGTAGCCAAAAAGACTGACGATGTCGCTGGCGATGGCACCACTACCGCTACCGTACTGGCTTGGACTATGGTTCGCGAAGGTTTGAAGAATGTAACCGCCGGTGCTAACCCAATGCTTCTAAAGACTGGCATTGAGCTCGCAGTCGAAGAGGCTGTGCTGTCTTTGAAGAATCTCGCCCGCGAGACCGAGTCGCGAGAGCAGATCGCTCAGGTGGCTTCCATCTCAGCAGCAGACCCCGAAGTGGGTCAAATGATTTCCGAGGCCATCGAGCGTGTTGGTAAGGATGGTGTGATCACCGTTGAGGAGTCACAGACATTTGGGATGGAGATCGATCTCGTCGAGGGTATGCGTTTCGACAAGGGATACATATCTCCATACTTCTCAACGGATCCTGAGTCGATGACTGCAGTCCTGGATGATCCATACATTCTGTACTACAGCTCCAAGATCTCGGCTATCCGCGATGTACTGCCGCTTTTAGAGAAGGTGATGCAGTCCGGCAAGCCGTTGTTGATTATCGCTGAGGACGTTGACGGCGAGGCGTTGGCTACCTTGGTTGTCAACAAGATACGAGGGACCTTCCGGTCGGTTGCAGTTAAGGCGCCTGGGTTTGGCGATCGGCGCAAGGCGATGATGCAGGATATGGCGATTCTTACCGGTGGACAGGTCATCTCTGAAGAGGTGGGTCTGAAGCTCGAGAACACCACACTCGATCTGCTAGGTCGTGCGCGACGAGTCGAGATCGCCAAGGATGAGACCACCATCATCGAAGGTGCAGGTGACGACGCAGATATCAAGGGGCGGATCGCACAGATCAGGAATGAGATTGAGACGACCGACTCCGACTATGACCGCGAGAAGCTCCAGGAGCGGCTCGCTAAGTTGAGTGGCGGCGTTGCAATCATCAAGGTTGGAGCGGCCACTGAGGTGGAGTTGAAAGAGAAGAAGCATCGAATCGAGGATGCGGTCTCGACGACGAAGGCTGCCATAGAAGAAGGAGTTGTTCCTGGTGGTGGAGTGGCACTGCTCCGCGCACAAGAGGCAGTCTCCCAACTCGCCGACAAGCAGCTTGAGGGTGATGTAGCTACCGGCGTTCGTTTGGTGGCCAAGTCTCTTGAAGGACCGCTGCGTCAAATTGCGACCAACGCTGGCCTAGAGGGTGGCGTGGTTGTTGAAAAGGTACGTTCTTTGAAGAACGGGGCAGACGGCCTTAACGCTGCGACCGGCATTTACGAGGATCTATTTGCAGCTGGAGTTATAGATGCTGTCAAGGTTACGCGCTCGGCGCTCCAAAATGCGGCATCGATAGCCGCTCTGTTCTTGACGACAGAGGCTGCGATAGTTGACAAGCCAGAGGAGAAGTCGGCTGCCATGCCTCCTGGGGGCATGGAAGACTTCTAA
- a CDS encoding glycosyltransferase — MAVKNSLSQTRTVALVIPARNEAPRLPHVLEIVTSNPTAIFDEIIVVNDCSADATAATTRQFRGVRLVSLDDGQPGKGRALQAGWRQSTADVIVTCDADLGSIQHEQLNSLVNALVNQQQLRLTKAAYGNHADSSGRVTELTAKPLLEVFFPDCADIQSPLSGEMAFYRTDVESLDLPQDYGVDIAILLDLAKRHGRSSIAEIPFGTKKHPHQPLSSLSIQSRQVIRAILERVERLHGGLEDAIRTPSISHLLKVSSALGNY, encoded by the coding sequence GTGGCCGTCAAAAACTCCCTCAGTCAAACGAGAACCGTTGCGCTGGTCATACCGGCTCGAAACGAAGCTCCACGACTCCCTCATGTATTGGAGATCGTCACCTCCAATCCAACCGCTATCTTTGATGAGATTATCGTTGTTAACGACTGCTCCGCCGACGCCACTGCCGCAACAACTCGCCAATTTAGAGGCGTGCGCCTCGTATCGCTCGATGACGGACAACCAGGCAAAGGTAGGGCGTTGCAAGCAGGGTGGAGGCAGTCCACGGCGGACGTCATAGTCACCTGCGACGCCGATTTAGGATCCATCCAACACGAGCAGCTGAACAGCCTGGTTAATGCGCTCGTTAACCAGCAGCAGCTCCGACTTACCAAAGCCGCCTACGGCAATCATGCTGACAGCAGTGGCCGAGTCACCGAACTCACTGCCAAACCGCTTCTTGAAGTCTTCTTTCCGGATTGTGCCGACATCCAGTCTCCTTTGAGTGGGGAGATGGCGTTTTATCGTACCGATGTCGAATCACTCGATCTGCCACAAGATTATGGTGTAGATATTGCAATCCTCCTTGACCTCGCAAAGCGTCACGGCAGAAGCTCCATCGCGGAGATTCCTTTCGGCACAAAAAAGCACCCACACCAGCCACTCTCATCACTGTCGATCCAATCCCGACAGGTTATCCGAGCCATCCTAGAACGCGTTGAGCGTCTCCATGGTGGCTTAGAAGATGCAATTCGCACCCCATCCATTAGCCATCTACTTAAGGTTTCTTCTGCCCTAGGCAACTACTGA